One Streptomyces fagopyri DNA window includes the following coding sequences:
- a CDS encoding pirin family protein, giving the protein MRAAIDIRRSPSRHLARTEWLRSLNSFSFGAHSDSDNTHFGLLLVSNEDTIEPGTGFDTHPHRDMEIVTWVLEGALVHKDSTGHNGIIYPGLAQRMTAGSGILHSEKNDSWTLTGDQEHANPVHFIQMWVLPDTAHVTPGYEQLDINAPLGQGGWVTLASGMSKHSGTRAISIRQKHAALHVARLRPAETAQAATAPFVHLFVARGSISLEGSGALAQGDAARITDSEGRRISAGAHGAEVLMWEMDTTLAVR; this is encoded by the coding sequence TTGCGCGCCGCCATCGACATACGCCGTTCCCCCTCCCGCCATCTCGCGCGCACCGAGTGGCTGCGATCACTCAACTCCTTCTCCTTCGGCGCTCACTCCGACAGCGACAACACCCACTTCGGGCTGCTGCTCGTGTCGAACGAGGACACCATCGAGCCGGGCACCGGTTTCGACACCCATCCCCACCGGGACATGGAGATCGTGACCTGGGTCCTGGAGGGAGCCCTCGTCCACAAGGACTCGACCGGCCACAACGGAATCATCTATCCCGGGCTGGCCCAACGCATGACGGCCGGCTCCGGCATTCTGCACAGCGAGAAGAATGACTCGTGGACACTGACCGGTGACCAGGAGCACGCGAATCCAGTGCACTTCATCCAGATGTGGGTTCTCCCGGACACGGCCCATGTGACTCCCGGGTACGAGCAGCTGGACATCAACGCGCCGCTCGGTCAGGGCGGATGGGTGACCCTGGCCTCGGGCATGTCCAAGCACTCCGGCACCCGCGCCATCTCCATCCGGCAGAAGCACGCGGCTCTGCATGTCGCCCGGTTGCGCCCGGCCGAGACGGCGCAGGCGGCGACAGCACCGTTCGTACACCTCTTCGTGGCTCGAGGCAGCATCTCCCTCGAAGGCTCCGGCGCCCTCGCCCAAGGGGATGCGGCGCGCATCACAGACTCCGAAGGCCGACGGATCAGTGCAGGCGCTCACGGCGCGGAGGTACTGATGTGGGAAATGGACACCACCCTCGCTGTCCGGTGA
- a CDS encoding SLAC1 family transporter, giving the protein MAVPRIPLPFFGISLGLAGLAGTWLTAAREGSVPIDVGRALVALAAVVWCVTLLLYLRYAVSVRGAFVADMMDSVGSPFGSLAVITPMLLAAQGIAPYAPDAGRTVVDVLIVLTLLAAGWYTGQWIYGPLDLDQLHPGYFLPATGGGLVAAFSAVQVGQERVAELMFGLGIISWVVLGSMILARLFFRPPMPPGLTPTLAIEVVPASMASVACFALNHDRIDRLSAVLVGYCLLMVLAQIRLLPVFLRLKFAPGFWAFTFSWSTVATTGLHWTSTGHPPGERVLSYLLLAAPTVLVGAIAVRTLVAMARHQFLPPAAPRPSSA; this is encoded by the coding sequence ATGGCCGTGCCGCGCATACCTCTTCCCTTCTTCGGAATATCTCTGGGCCTCGCGGGCCTGGCCGGCACCTGGCTCACGGCAGCCCGTGAAGGCTCCGTGCCGATTGACGTGGGCCGTGCCCTGGTCGCGCTCGCCGCGGTCGTCTGGTGCGTGACGCTGTTGCTGTATCTGCGCTACGCGGTATCGGTCCGGGGAGCCTTCGTGGCCGACATGATGGACAGCGTCGGGAGCCCGTTCGGTTCACTGGCGGTCATCACGCCGATGCTCCTCGCAGCGCAGGGCATAGCCCCGTACGCCCCCGACGCCGGCCGGACAGTCGTCGACGTCCTCATCGTCCTGACGCTGCTCGCGGCCGGCTGGTACACCGGACAATGGATATACGGCCCGCTCGATCTGGACCAGCTCCACCCGGGTTACTTTCTGCCCGCCACCGGTGGTGGTCTCGTCGCCGCCTTCAGTGCCGTGCAAGTCGGGCAGGAACGCGTGGCCGAACTCATGTTCGGGTTGGGTATCATCTCGTGGGTCGTCCTGGGCTCGATGATCCTGGCCCGGCTCTTCTTCCGGCCTCCGATGCCGCCCGGCCTCACGCCGACGCTCGCCATCGAGGTAGTACCCGCCTCCATGGCGAGCGTCGCCTGCTTCGCCCTCAACCATGACCGTATCGACCGGCTCTCGGCTGTGCTGGTCGGCTACTGCCTGCTGATGGTCCTCGCCCAGATACGACTACTCCCCGTGTTCCTGCGCCTGAAGTTCGCGCCGGGCTTCTGGGCTTTCACCTTCTCCTGGTCGACGGTGGCAACCACCGGATTGCACTGGACCAGCACCGGTCACCCTCCTGGCGAACGTGTTCTGTCCTACCTCCTCCTGGCCGCCCCGACCGTACTCGTGGGAGCCATCGCGGTACGGACGCTGGTGGCCATGGCGCGACACCAGTTCCTCCCCCCAGCGGCGCCGCGGCCTTCCTCCGCGTAG